In Agrobacterium tumefaciens, a single genomic region encodes these proteins:
- a CDS encoding helix-turn-helix transcriptional regulator, protein MNTISPADIIDDIYEAALFPDRWAKVIATIGNRLDFWGGALTWGKGEEEAWLYTPNLQELMHAFMEGGWNRRNDRLTRAVRGGQFSFVHDFDVFTHEEWAGLPIVRDFLMPRGLGYGAATQVAPPDHPEMTVLFERKLESGAIGPETMAALGGLRPHIARSLTLATRLQRQKADAMTLGLNAIGAPAAVLQASGRILSANDLFLSLQKSISTRARDRIAISDERTNRLLYKALAGHTIGSFPLPSGEDRACILHVIPLRRNALDLSPNGSAIVLISQPMGTVDDASTLLKGLYDLTRGEARVALEIMKGLSLPAVAKQLQISHETVRSNAKSIYAKTGSTGQADLVRRLSVLTRYNIREQG, encoded by the coding sequence TTGAATACTATATCGCCAGCAGACATTATCGATGACATTTACGAGGCAGCGCTTTTCCCCGACCGTTGGGCGAAGGTGATTGCCACCATCGGCAACCGGCTGGATTTCTGGGGTGGCGCGCTCACCTGGGGCAAGGGCGAGGAGGAAGCCTGGCTTTATACGCCCAATCTCCAGGAACTGATGCACGCCTTCATGGAAGGCGGCTGGAACCGCCGCAACGACCGCCTGACCCGCGCTGTCCGTGGGGGCCAATTTTCCTTCGTACATGATTTCGATGTTTTCACCCATGAAGAATGGGCCGGACTACCGATCGTGCGTGACTTTCTCATGCCGCGCGGATTGGGATATGGCGCGGCGACCCAGGTTGCGCCGCCCGACCATCCCGAAATGACGGTACTTTTTGAACGTAAGCTGGAGAGCGGCGCCATCGGGCCGGAAACCATGGCGGCGCTCGGCGGGTTGAGGCCGCATATCGCCCGCAGCCTCACGCTTGCAACCCGGCTGCAGCGACAGAAGGCCGATGCCATGACACTCGGCCTCAACGCCATCGGCGCACCGGCGGCGGTGTTGCAGGCAAGCGGCCGTATTCTCTCTGCCAACGATCTTTTTCTGTCGCTCCAGAAATCCATTTCCACCCGCGCCCGTGACAGGATCGCCATATCAGACGAAAGAACGAACCGGCTGCTCTATAAAGCGCTCGCCGGGCACACTATCGGGTCTTTCCCCCTCCCCAGCGGCGAGGATCGGGCCTGCATCCTCCACGTCATACCCCTGCGCAGAAATGCGCTCGACCTGTCACCCAATGGCAGCGCCATCGTGCTGATATCGCAGCCCATGGGCACCGTCGATGACGCGAGCACGTTGCTGAAGGGTCTCTACGACCTCACCAGAGGCGAAGCCCGCGTCGCGCTGGAAATCATGAAGGGGCTTTCGCTCCCCGCCGTGGCCAAGCAATTGCAAATCTCCCACGAAACGGTTCGCAGCAACGCCAAGTCGATCTATGCGAAAACCGGCAGCACCGGCCAGGCCGATCTCGTTCGACGGCTTTCCGTCCTGACGCGCTACAACATCCGCGAACAGGGCTGA
- the rpoC gene encoding DNA-directed RNA polymerase subunit beta', which translates to MNQEVMNLFNPQVPAQHFDSIRISIASPEKILSWSYGEIKKPETINYRTFKPERDGLFCARIFGPIKDYECLCGKYKRMKYKGIICEKCGVEVTLSRVRRERMGHIELAAPVAHIWFLKSLPSRISTLLDMTLKDVERVLYFENYIVTEPGLTSLKQNQLLSEEEYMIAVDEFGEDQFTAMIGAEAIYEMLASMNLEKIAGDLRAELAETTSDLKQKKLMKRLKIVENFMESGNRPEWMIMKVVPVIPPDLRPLVPLDGGRFATSDLNDLYRRVINRNNRLKRLIELRAPGIIIRNEKRMLQESVDALFDNGRRGRVITGANKRPLKSLSDMLKGKQGRFRQNLLGKRVDYSGRSVIVTGPELKLHQCGLPKKMALELFKPFIYARLDAKGYSSTVKQAKKLVEKEKPEVWDILDEVIREHPVLLNRAPTLHRLGIQAFEPMLVEGKAIQLHPLVCTAFNADFDGDQMAVHVPLSLEAQLEARVLMMSTNNILHPANGHPIIVPSQDMVLGLYYLSIMNQNEPGEGMAFSDIGELHHALENKVVTLHAKIRGRFKTVDADGKPVSKIHETTPGRMLIGELLPKNVNVPFDVCNQEMTKKNISKMIDTVYRHCGQKDTVIFCDRIMQLGFSHACRAGISFGKDDMVIPDSKVKIVGDTEALVKEYEQQYNDGLITQGEKYNKVVDAWGKATEKVAEEMMARIKAVEFDPETGRQKPMNSIYMMSHSGARGSPNQMRQLGGMRGLMAKPSGEIIETPIISNFKEGLTVNEYFNSTHGARKGLADTALKTANSGYLTRRLVDVAQDCIVNSVDCGTDKGLTMTAIVDAGQVVASLGARILGRTALDDIDNPVTGENIVKAGTLIDEADVATIEKAGIQSVRIRSALTCEVQIGVCGVCYGRDLARGTPVNMGEAVGVIAAQSIGEPGTQLTMRTFHLGGTANVVDQSFLEASYEGTIQIKNRNILRNSEGVLIAMGRNMSVTILDERGVERSSQRVAYGSKIFVDDGDKVKRGQRLAEWDPYTRPMMTEVEGTVHFEDLVDGLSVLEATDESTGITKRQVIDWRSTPRGSDLKPAIIIKDASGAVAKLSRGGEARFHLSVDAILSVEPGAKVSQGDVLARSPLESAKTKDITGGLPRVAELFEARRPKDHAVIAEIDGTIRLGRDYKNKRRVMIEPAEDGVEPVEYLIPKGKPFHLQEGDYIEKGEYILDGNPAPHDILAIKGVEALASYLVNEIQEVYRLQGVVINDKHIEVIVRQMLQKVEITDAGDSHYIVGDNVDRIELDDNNDRLIEEGKKPAYGEPVLLGITKASLQTPSFISAASFQETTKVLTEAAIAGKTDTLQGLKENVIVGRLIPAGTGGTMTQIRRIATSRDDLILEERRKGTGAGSANQMLQDMTDQVPAAE; encoded by the coding sequence ATGAACCAAGAGGTCATGAATCTTTTCAATCCTCAGGTGCCTGCGCAGCATTTCGATTCCATCCGGATTTCGATCGCTTCGCCGGAAAAAATCCTGTCGTGGTCCTACGGCGAGATCAAGAAGCCGGAAACCATCAACTACCGTACGTTCAAGCCGGAACGCGACGGTCTCTTCTGCGCGCGCATCTTCGGGCCGATCAAGGACTATGAGTGCCTGTGCGGCAAGTACAAGCGCATGAAGTACAAGGGCATCATCTGCGAAAAGTGCGGCGTCGAAGTGACGCTGTCGCGCGTTCGCCGTGAGCGCATGGGCCACATCGAGCTCGCAGCGCCGGTTGCCCACATCTGGTTCCTGAAGTCGCTTCCTTCGCGTATCTCGACACTGCTCGACATGACGCTGAAGGATGTCGAACGCGTTCTCTATTTCGAGAACTACATCGTCACCGAGCCTGGCCTCACTTCGCTGAAGCAGAACCAGCTTCTGTCTGAAGAAGAGTACATGATCGCCGTCGACGAATTCGGCGAAGACCAGTTCACCGCCATGATCGGGGCTGAAGCAATCTATGAGATGCTGGCTTCGATGAACCTCGAAAAGATCGCCGGCGACCTGCGTGCCGAACTTGCTGAGACCACGTCTGATCTCAAGCAGAAGAAGCTGATGAAGCGCCTGAAGATCGTCGAGAACTTCATGGAGAGCGGCAACCGTCCGGAATGGATGATCATGAAGGTCGTTCCGGTCATTCCGCCGGACCTGCGTCCGCTGGTTCCGCTGGATGGCGGCCGTTTCGCGACGTCCGACCTCAACGATCTCTATCGCCGCGTCATCAACCGTAACAACCGTCTGAAGCGCCTGATCGAGCTTCGCGCGCCTGGCATCATCATCCGCAACGAAAAGCGTATGCTGCAGGAATCCGTCGATGCGCTGTTCGATAACGGCCGTCGCGGTCGCGTCATCACGGGTGCCAACAAGCGTCCGCTGAAGTCGCTCTCCGACATGCTAAAGGGCAAGCAGGGCCGCTTCCGCCAGAACCTGCTCGGCAAGCGCGTCGACTATTCCGGCCGTTCGGTCATCGTGACCGGTCCGGAACTGAAGCTGCACCAGTGCGGCCTACCGAAGAAGATGGCGCTCGAACTGTTCAAGCCGTTCATCTATGCCCGCCTCGACGCCAAGGGTTACTCCTCGACCGTCAAGCAGGCCAAGAAGCTGGTTGAAAAGGAAAAGCCGGAAGTTTGGGATATCCTCGACGAGGTCATCCGCGAGCATCCGGTTCTCCTGAACCGCGCACCGACGCTGCACCGTCTGGGTATCCAGGCTTTCGAACCCATGCTGGTCGAAGGCAAGGCCATCCAGCTGCACCCGCTCGTCTGCACGGCCTTCAACGCCGACTTCGACGGCGACCAGATGGCTGTTCACGTTCCGCTCTCGCTGGAAGCCCAGCTGGAAGCGCGCGTGCTGATGATGTCGACCAACAACATCCTGCATCCGGCAAACGGCCACCCGATCATCGTTCCGTCGCAGGACATGGTTCTCGGCCTGTATTACCTGTCGATCATGAACCAGAACGAGCCGGGCGAAGGCATGGCCTTCTCGGATATCGGCGAACTGCATCACGCGCTTGAAAACAAGGTCGTGACGCTGCATGCCAAGATCCGCGGCCGCTTCAAGACCGTGGATGCCGATGGCAAGCCGGTTTCCAAGATTCATGAAACGACCCCCGGCCGTATGCTGATTGGCGAACTTCTGCCGAAGAACGTCAACGTGCCTTTCGACGTCTGCAACCAGGAAATGACCAAGAAGAACATCTCCAAGATGATCGACACGGTCTACCGTCATTGCGGCCAGAAAGACACGGTCATCTTCTGCGACCGCATCATGCAGCTCGGCTTCAGCCACGCCTGCCGCGCCGGCATTTCGTTCGGCAAGGACGACATGGTCATTCCGGACAGCAAGGTTAAGATCGTCGGTGATACCGAAGCTCTCGTGAAGGAATACGAACAGCAGTACAATGACGGTCTCATCACCCAGGGCGAAAAGTACAACAAGGTTGTCGACGCCTGGGGCAAGGCGACCGAAAAGGTCGCCGAAGAGATGATGGCACGCATCAAGGCTGTCGAGTTCGATCCGGAAACGGGCCGCCAGAAGCCGATGAACTCCATCTACATGATGTCCCACTCGGGTGCTCGTGGTTCTCCGAACCAGATGCGTCAGCTGGGCGGCATGCGCGGCCTGATGGCGAAGCCCTCGGGTGAAATCATCGAGACGCCGATCATCTCGAACTTCAAGGAAGGCCTGACCGTTAACGAGTACTTCAACTCGACTCACGGTGCCCGTAAGGGTCTCGCAGACACCGCCCTGAAGACCGCGAACTCGGGTTACCTGACCCGTCGCCTCGTTGACGTCGCGCAGGATTGCATCGTCAATTCCGTGGATTGCGGCACCGACAAGGGCCTCACCATGACCGCCATCGTCGATGCCGGTCAGGTTGTTGCCTCGCTCGGCGCGCGTATCCTCGGCCGTACGGCTCTTGATGACATCGACAACCCGGTCACTGGCGAGAACATCGTCAAGGCCGGAACGCTGATCGACGAAGCCGACGTTGCGACAATCGAGAAGGCCGGCATCCAGTCCGTGCGCATCCGCTCGGCGCTTACCTGCGAAGTGCAGATCGGCGTCTGCGGCGTCTGCTACGGTCGCGACCTTGCTCGGGGTACGCCTGTCAACATGGGCGAAGCCGTTGGCGTCATTGCCGCACAGTCGATCGGTGAACCGGGCACGCAGCTCACCATGCGTACCTTCCACCTTGGCGGTACGGCAAACGTGGTCGACCAGTCGTTCCTCGAAGCGTCGTATGAAGGTACGATCCAGATCAAGAACCGCAACATCCTGCGGAACTCCGAAGGCGTTCTCATCGCCATGGGCCGTAACATGTCCGTTACGATCCTCGATGAGCGCGGCGTCGAACGTTCCTCGCAGCGTGTCGCTTACGGTTCGAAGATCTTCGTTGACGATGGCGACAAGGTTAAGCGCGGTCAGCGTCTTGCAGAGTGGGACCCCTACACCCGTCCGATGATGACGGAAGTGGAAGGTACCGTTCACTTCGAAGACCTCGTCGACGGTCTTTCCGTTCTGGAAGCCACCGACGAATCCACCGGCATCACCAAGCGTCAGGTCATTGACTGGCGTTCGACGCCGCGCGGTTCGGACCTCAAGCCCGCAATCATCATCAAGGATGCTTCCGGCGCGGTTGCCAAGCTTAGCCGCGGTGGCGAAGCCCGCTTCCACCTCTCCGTGGATGCGATCCTGTCGGTCGAGCCGGGTGCGAAGGTCTCCCAGGGTGACGTGCTTGCACGTTCGCCGCTGGAAAGCGCCAAGACGAAGGACATCACCGGCGGTCTGCCGCGCGTTGCCGAACTGTTCGAAGCCCGTCGTCCGAAGGATCATGCCGTCATCGCTGAGATCGATGGTACGATCCGCCTCGGTCGCGACTACAAGAACAAGCGTCGCGTGATGATCGAGCCTGCGGAAGATGGCGTCGAGCCGGTCGAATACCTGATCCCGAAGGGCAAGCCCTTCCATCTTCAGGAAGGCGACTACATCGAGAAGGGCGAATACATTCTCGACGGCAACCCGGCACCGCACGACATTCTGGCAATCAAGGGCGTAGAGGCTTTGGCTTCCTACCTCGTGAACGAAATCCAGGAAGTCTACCGACTGCAGGGCGTTGTGATCAACGACAAGCACATCGAGGTGATCGTTCGCCAGATGCTGCAGAAGGTCGAGATCACCGATGCGGGCGACAGCCACTACATCGTTGGCGACAATGTCGATCGTATCGAGCTTGACGACAATAACGACCGCCTGATCGAAGAAGGCAAGAAGCCTGCCTATGGCGAGCCGGTTCTGCTCGGCATCACCAAGGCTTCGCTGCAGACGCCGTCCTTCATCTCGGCCGCATCCTTCCAGGAAACCACCAAGGTTCTCACGGAAGCTGCGATTGCCGGCAAGACGGACACGCTGCAGGGTCTCAAGGAAAACGTCATCGTCGGCCGCCTCATCCCGGCCGGTACCGGCGGCACCATGACGCAGATCCGCCGCATCGCCACCTCGCGCGACGACCTCATCCTTGAGGAACGCCGCAAGGGTACGGGTGCAGGCTCTGCGAACCAGATGCTGCAGGACATGACGGATCAGGTTCCGGCCGCCGAATAA